One genomic region from Pseudobacteriovorax antillogorgiicola encodes:
- the purL gene encoding phosphoribosylformylglycinamidine synthase gives MLVLRGSPSLSQADQAKLKDRFLRRDLPLTHLYSEFVHFVDVAEELSPDHLATLENLLKYGPRQASETPRGKLILIVPRRGTISPWSSKASDIAHNTGLSAVRRIERGLAYYIEADLDQEQWQEVKSLLHDRMVEDVLEQLDDARVLFTHQDPKPLSTIDMLERGKQALLEANRSLGLALAPDEIDYLYERFLELGRNPSDVELMMFAQANSEHCRHKIFNAQWTIDGEAQERSLFQMIKNTYQVTPEYVLSAYKDNAAVMEGGLGQRFFSDAETGAYGYSEESIDILMKVETHNHPTAISPFPGAATGSGGEIRDEGATGRGAKPKAGLTGFSVSNLNLPDHPQPWEGDFGKPNRIVSAFDIMIEGPLGAAAFNNEFGRPNLLGYFRTFEEAVEGPNGLEVRGYHKPIMIAGGLGNIRREHVQKKPFPGGTHIVVLGGPAMLIGLGGGAASSVASGEGSEDLDFASVQRGNPEMERRCQEVIDRCWSLGSTNPIAFIHDVGAGGLSNALPEIIHDAERGGRFEIRRIPSDEPGMSPLEIWCNESQERYVLAIEDKDLAAFQSICERERCPFAIVGQAIEQASLSLSDEHFKNQAIDLPMDVLFGKPPKMNREVVRLKASGDAFDSERVDLKEAAERLLRLPTIADKTFLISIGDRTVTGLVARDQMVGPWQVPVADAAVTVSDYKGYTGEAMAMGERAPIALLNHGASARMAVGEAITNIMGASIDGLERIKLSANWQAATDHPGEGAGLYEAVQAIGMELCPALGLTIPVGKDSMSMKTSWQENGEERSVTAPLSLVISAFAPCTDVRKTLTPELKRFSEPSDLLLIDLGQGKNRLGGSCLAQVYRKLGKNPPDIDDPMLLKNMFLAIQDLNKQGLVHAFHDRSDGGLFVTALEMAFSGATGLDIQLSQLDDRVQRALFSEELGALIQIKRSDRERVLAVISAYGLSSCSHLVGSLRDDNRIVFLNGQDEVLADDRMVFRKLWSETSWAMQSHRDNPKSAEQEYQAKLDPKDPGLNCVVSFDPSDYQSYSSARPRVAILREQGVNGQVEMAAAFERAGFEAIDVHMSDLLSGRQSLGTFQGLVACGGFSYGDVLGAGEGWAKTILYHQGLKEQFQSFFHRLDTFSLGICNGCQMISNLKGIIPGASHWPRFVKNQSDRFEARFSLVKIEESSSLFLKGMAGSQIPIAVAHGEGFAEFEDEQHLNQAKAHVALSYVDHYGQTTERYPFNPNGSPAGITGLSSEDGRVLIMMPHPERVFRTVQNSWHPENWGEDGPWVKLFRNAREWCEENC, from the coding sequence ATGTTAGTACTACGTGGTTCACCATCCTTATCACAGGCTGATCAGGCTAAGCTAAAGGATCGTTTCCTTCGTCGCGACTTGCCATTGACTCACTTATATAGTGAATTTGTGCACTTTGTTGATGTGGCGGAGGAGCTTTCACCTGATCATTTGGCAACCTTAGAGAACCTCCTGAAATACGGTCCTCGCCAAGCATCCGAAACCCCTCGTGGAAAGCTGATTTTGATAGTCCCCCGTCGTGGAACTATCTCACCCTGGTCTTCAAAAGCTAGCGATATCGCACACAATACCGGACTTTCTGCGGTACGACGTATCGAGCGCGGCCTCGCTTATTACATTGAAGCGGATCTCGATCAGGAGCAGTGGCAAGAGGTCAAGTCGCTTCTTCATGATCGCATGGTAGAAGATGTCTTAGAACAGCTTGATGATGCTCGGGTGCTTTTTACCCATCAAGACCCGAAGCCGCTCTCTACCATCGATATGTTAGAACGAGGAAAACAAGCACTCTTGGAAGCCAATCGTAGCCTAGGATTGGCATTGGCACCTGATGAGATAGACTATCTCTATGAGCGGTTCTTAGAGCTGGGGCGCAATCCTAGCGATGTCGAGCTGATGATGTTTGCGCAAGCTAACTCAGAACATTGTCGCCATAAGATCTTTAATGCCCAGTGGACGATTGATGGCGAGGCGCAGGAGCGCTCTCTATTCCAGATGATTAAGAATACCTATCAGGTGACCCCGGAATATGTGCTTTCAGCCTACAAGGATAACGCAGCTGTTATGGAAGGTGGGCTAGGGCAGCGCTTCTTTTCGGATGCAGAAACCGGGGCCTATGGGTATTCTGAAGAATCCATAGATATTCTCATGAAAGTTGAAACCCATAATCACCCCACAGCGATATCTCCATTTCCTGGAGCAGCAACTGGGTCCGGTGGGGAAATAAGAGATGAGGGAGCTACAGGGCGCGGTGCTAAGCCAAAGGCTGGGCTCACCGGGTTTTCGGTGTCTAACCTGAACTTGCCTGATCATCCACAGCCCTGGGAAGGTGATTTTGGTAAGCCCAATCGCATCGTTTCAGCTTTCGACATTATGATTGAAGGGCCCTTGGGTGCTGCGGCATTCAACAATGAATTTGGTCGCCCTAATCTTCTGGGCTACTTTCGGACCTTTGAAGAAGCTGTTGAAGGCCCTAACGGTTTAGAAGTTCGAGGCTATCACAAGCCGATTATGATCGCTGGGGGCTTAGGTAATATCCGTCGCGAGCATGTGCAGAAGAAGCCATTCCCTGGTGGAACTCATATTGTAGTTCTGGGTGGACCAGCAATGCTGATCGGTCTTGGTGGTGGTGCCGCATCATCTGTGGCTTCTGGAGAGGGGAGTGAGGATCTTGACTTTGCGTCGGTCCAAAGGGGAAACCCAGAGATGGAGAGGCGCTGTCAGGAAGTGATCGATCGCTGCTGGTCCCTTGGCTCTACAAACCCCATTGCCTTTATCCACGACGTCGGTGCTGGAGGTTTGTCCAATGCTTTGCCGGAAATTATTCATGATGCAGAGCGTGGCGGTCGCTTCGAGATTCGGCGCATTCCTTCTGATGAACCCGGAATGTCGCCACTTGAAATTTGGTGCAACGAGTCCCAAGAACGCTATGTTTTAGCCATTGAAGATAAAGACCTCGCAGCATTCCAATCTATCTGCGAACGAGAACGGTGCCCATTCGCGATTGTTGGGCAAGCGATCGAACAAGCCAGCCTATCCCTTAGTGACGAGCACTTTAAAAACCAAGCTATTGATCTACCCATGGATGTCTTATTCGGCAAGCCGCCGAAGATGAATCGCGAGGTGGTCCGTCTGAAGGCTAGTGGCGACGCCTTCGATAGCGAGCGGGTTGATCTTAAAGAAGCCGCTGAGCGCCTTTTGCGCTTGCCGACCATTGCCGATAAAACCTTTTTGATCAGCATTGGTGATCGAACAGTGACAGGCTTGGTAGCTAGAGACCAAATGGTAGGACCTTGGCAGGTGCCGGTAGCTGATGCTGCTGTGACGGTCAGTGACTACAAAGGCTATACCGGTGAGGCGATGGCGATGGGTGAGCGTGCGCCGATTGCCTTATTGAATCATGGTGCCTCGGCACGGATGGCTGTTGGTGAAGCGATTACGAATATTATGGGCGCTTCGATTGATGGTCTAGAGCGAATCAAGCTCTCGGCGAACTGGCAAGCTGCAACCGATCATCCAGGGGAAGGAGCGGGTCTGTATGAAGCTGTGCAAGCTATCGGCATGGAGCTATGCCCAGCCTTAGGGCTAACCATACCTGTGGGTAAAGATTCGATGTCGATGAAAACTAGCTGGCAAGAAAATGGCGAGGAACGTTCCGTAACCGCTCCTTTGTCACTGGTGATATCAGCTTTTGCACCCTGCACCGATGTCAGAAAAACTCTGACCCCTGAATTGAAGCGCTTTTCTGAGCCTTCAGACTTGCTATTGATTGATCTCGGTCAGGGCAAGAATAGGCTTGGAGGCTCTTGTCTAGCTCAAGTTTATCGCAAGCTAGGCAAAAACCCGCCAGATATCGATGACCCCATGCTTTTGAAAAATATGTTTTTGGCAATTCAAGATCTCAATAAGCAAGGGCTGGTACACGCCTTTCACGATCGTTCCGATGGTGGCTTGTTCGTAACGGCTCTTGAGATGGCTTTTTCTGGGGCAACAGGTCTCGACATTCAACTATCTCAGCTAGATGATCGAGTTCAGAGGGCTCTATTTAGTGAGGAACTGGGAGCCCTAATTCAGATAAAGCGCAGCGATCGGGAACGTGTTTTAGCGGTCATCAGTGCTTATGGGCTTAGTTCTTGTAGTCACCTGGTCGGCTCGCTTCGCGACGACAATCGAATTGTATTCCTAAATGGTCAAGATGAAGTTCTTGCTGATGACCGGATGGTCTTTCGAAAGTTATGGTCTGAAACTAGCTGGGCCATGCAATCTCACAGAGACAATCCTAAAAGTGCTGAGCAAGAGTATCAGGCTAAGCTAGATCCTAAGGATCCAGGCTTAAATTGTGTCGTGAGTTTCGACCCTAGTGACTACCAGAGCTATTCTAGTGCGCGCCCGCGGGTGGCGATCTTAAGAGAGCAGGGTGTCAATGGCCAGGTAGAGATGGCAGCTGCATTCGAACGGGCGGGCTTTGAAGCTATCGATGTTCATATGAGCGATCTTCTGAGTGGGCGTCAGTCCCTCGGGACGTTTCAAGGACTGGTTGCCTGTGGTGGATTCTCTTATGGAGATGTCCTGGGGGCAGGTGAGGGATGGGCTAAAACCATTCTGTATCATCAGGGCTTGAAGGAGCAGTTCCAAAGCTTCTTCCACCGATTAGATACGTTTTCTCTTGGAATCTGTAACGGTTGCCAAATGATATCTAATCTTAAGGGAATTATCCCGGGTGCAAGTCACTGGCCGCGGTTTGTCAAAAATCAATCGGATCGTTTTGAAGCTCGATTCAGCCTAGTAAAAATCGAAGAGTCGTCGTCGCTATTCCTAAAAGGAATGGCTGGCTCTCAAATTCCCATCGCCGTTGCTCACGGTGAGGGGTTTGCTGAGTTTGAAGATGAACAGCATTTAAACCAAGCCAAAGCCCATGTAGCTCTATCGTATGTTGACCATTACGGCCAAACAACAGAACGCTATCCCTTCAATCCCAATGGTTCACCTGCGGGAATTACCGGGTTAAGTAGTGAGGATGGTCGGGTCTTAATCATGATGCCACACCCTGAAAGGGTATTCCGGACGGTACAAAACTCTTGGCATCCTGAAAACTGGGGTGAAGACGGCCCATGGGTGAAGTTGTTCCGTAACGCCCGAGAGTGGTGTGAAGAAAACTGTTGA
- a CDS encoding FKBP-type peptidyl-prolyl cis-trans isomerase, producing the protein MMIVAGKIVSIAYQVRSEDGQVIDASSHEDPWVFTHGDGQMVKGVERALLGHEVGDKLDLVLAPEDAYGERDPDLTSYVSKTQFSQIDLLEPGTPVFTDVDDQRVLVTVKEVKEDKVLLDMNHPLAGQTLQFSVEVLSVREPSK; encoded by the coding sequence ATGATGATTGTTGCTGGGAAAATAGTTTCAATAGCCTATCAGGTTCGGTCTGAGGATGGTCAGGTCATTGATGCTTCAAGTCATGAAGATCCCTGGGTCTTTACCCATGGAGATGGCCAGATGGTTAAGGGTGTCGAAAGGGCACTTTTGGGTCACGAGGTCGGTGATAAGCTTGACTTGGTGCTAGCGCCAGAAGATGCCTATGGTGAGCGTGACCCCGATCTAACCAGCTATGTGAGCAAAACGCAGTTTTCGCAAATCGATCTCCTCGAACCGGGAACTCCCGTTTTTACTGACGTTGACGACCAGAGAGTTCTCGTCACGGTCAAGGAAGTGAAGGAAGATAAGGTTCTACTCGATATGAATCACCCCTTAGCGGGTCAGACCTTACAGTTTTCCGTAGAAGTGCTATCAGTTCGTGAGCCATCGAAATAG
- a CDS encoding UbiA family prenyltransferase — protein MKKLQLIKSMERHPLCVDLDGTLVKTDCLIEAIFVLLRKNYLFLFLFPSWLLKGRLHFKFQVFRHADLDPASLPYNPDVLALISEQREAGRPVVLATASPYLIAENVAQYLGLFTSVLASDETRNLKGEAKAQLLADKFGEKGFDYIGDSAADIAVWQRSEKAFLVNPSRKTQRRAAKVANIEKTFSPSRGLLRLIVKQVRAHQWAKNILIFLPMFMSYRFIELGIWATCLHAFFAFSALSSCVYILNDLLDLESDRRHPDNRNRPFASGDLPLQWGAILFPSLLLLGITLSATVSLEFLALIIGYFVLTTAYSLRLKQVVLADILILASLYSWRVIAGAVACQIPLSEWFVIFAIFFFLSLALVKRCSELILMAKAKMGKNSRRGYLVSDLPLLLAFGVSSGYLSVLVLALYLSTPEVHNINENPRVLWGALPFILYWISRVWLKAFRGEMPSDPLVFAIKDRMSYSLIIMIAGLWLIARGF, from the coding sequence GTGAAGAAGCTCCAGTTGATCAAGTCGATGGAACGCCACCCTCTTTGTGTCGACCTCGATGGAACTCTCGTTAAAACTGACTGTCTCATTGAGGCCATTTTTGTGCTCTTGCGAAAAAACTATCTGTTTCTCTTCCTTTTCCCAAGTTGGCTCCTGAAGGGACGACTCCATTTTAAGTTTCAAGTTTTTCGTCATGCTGATCTGGATCCCGCGAGCCTTCCCTACAATCCCGATGTGCTTGCTTTGATATCAGAGCAACGAGAGGCTGGCAGACCCGTGGTGCTGGCTACGGCTAGCCCCTACCTTATTGCGGAAAATGTCGCCCAGTATCTGGGCTTATTTACTAGCGTACTGGCATCAGATGAGACAAGAAACCTGAAGGGAGAGGCCAAGGCTCAACTCCTTGCAGATAAGTTTGGAGAGAAGGGATTCGACTATATCGGTGATAGCGCCGCAGATATTGCTGTATGGCAACGGTCGGAGAAGGCTTTCTTAGTAAATCCATCACGGAAGACCCAGCGCCGTGCCGCCAAGGTTGCAAATATCGAGAAGACGTTCTCACCGTCAAGGGGGTTGCTAAGACTAATAGTCAAGCAGGTAAGGGCTCATCAATGGGCTAAAAATATATTGATTTTTTTACCGATGTTCATGTCCTATCGCTTTATTGAACTTGGGATTTGGGCTACCTGCCTCCATGCCTTCTTTGCGTTTTCAGCTTTATCTTCCTGCGTGTACATTCTCAATGATTTGTTAGATCTTGAATCGGATCGAAGACACCCAGATAACAGGAACCGGCCATTTGCAAGTGGCGACCTTCCTCTTCAGTGGGGAGCGATTCTTTTTCCGAGTCTTTTGCTATTGGGCATCACTCTTTCAGCCACGGTTTCCCTAGAATTCCTAGCGTTAATTATTGGCTACTTCGTGCTTACGACGGCCTATTCTCTTCGTCTGAAGCAAGTGGTTCTAGCCGATATTTTAATCTTGGCGAGTCTTTATTCATGGCGTGTCATTGCTGGTGCAGTCGCCTGCCAGATTCCATTGTCAGAATGGTTTGTGATCTTTGCCATATTCTTCTTTTTAAGCCTGGCATTGGTGAAGCGTTGTTCGGAATTGATTTTGATGGCTAAGGCCAAGATGGGAAAAAACTCACGGCGAGGTTATTTGGTTAGCGATCTGCCCCTCTTACTGGCCTTTGGGGTGTCCAGTGGCTACCTATCGGTTCTTGTCCTGGCGCTCTATCTAAGCACTCCAGAAGTCCATAATATCAATGAAAATCCTAGGGTCCTATGGGGAGCTTTGCCGTTCATACTCTATTGGATATCTAGGGTATGGTTGAAGGCCTTTCGCGGTGAAATGCCTTCCGACCCTTTGGTCTTTGCAATCAAAGATCGAATGAGTTACAGCCTGATTATCATGATTGCCGGGCTGTGGTTGATTGCTCGTGGATTTTAA
- a CDS encoding DUF2288 family protein, with amino-acid sequence MSQTLEEKLSAEQDVLPWADLVRHFAFGRLFLVAPELDLTRAAAAIANDQASLIKTWMDQGLFLTPSATQVESWQDAQTQFLVNIVSPFVVVQEQPCCN; translated from the coding sequence ATGTCACAAACCTTAGAAGAAAAACTAAGTGCTGAACAAGATGTGTTGCCTTGGGCCGATCTTGTTCGTCATTTCGCATTCGGCAGACTCTTTCTTGTAGCCCCAGAACTCGATCTCACACGGGCCGCAGCTGCCATAGCAAATGACCAAGCCTCACTTATTAAGACTTGGATGGATCAGGGCCTCTTTCTTACACCGAGCGCTACACAAGTAGAATCTTGGCAGGACGCACAAACTCAGTTTCTTGTTAATATCGTATCCCCATTTGTTGTGGTTCAAGAGCAACCCTGTTGCAACTGA
- a CDS encoding sensor histidine kinase, which translates to MQISSTLKICDETRRWEQTQIPSYSRSVAVFYACTLSLILTTQLVGLYAQPGFIWQPYLICLLMCGITILSSYLTRLPYASRVQESMLVLLVVCCVGFSLFKTQAHSQPLPHSLETVMFIFMASFSSYKFKRAFASQLLMNLCLIAAAFSQTQSISKGSLTPAAAIVVSGAFGLYLRRLFNGILHTKLRLQRQQSIVESQARELEKTIQEKSILLKILCHDVTNPIAVIDSYAELLAKRNSFKEAKVNEWIAKIQSACHSTREILDHIQDLEALYSEKKSLPLKPVRLDQAIEQALHLLEDAISQKKIQVNIKTIGEKQTAFVAAEPRSLAYQVLLNLLGNAIKFSFEGGTIDIETQTLNTYVLVRIRDYGVGIPTAVRDRILDPRSQYSSLGTLGEQGNGFGLTIVNAYIKKYGGSLAIESAHNEDGVTGTTFEIRLSRAENRDLGSLAS; encoded by the coding sequence TTGCAAATCTCCTCGACCCTAAAAATTTGCGACGAGACGCGCCGATGGGAGCAGACTCAGATCCCAAGCTATAGTCGCAGCGTCGCTGTTTTCTATGCCTGCACACTAAGCCTAATTCTTACCACCCAACTTGTCGGCCTTTATGCACAACCAGGCTTTATCTGGCAGCCTTATCTGATTTGCCTTTTAATGTGTGGCATCACTATATTGTCAAGCTATCTCACGAGGCTTCCCTATGCTAGTCGAGTCCAAGAATCGATGCTCGTGCTATTGGTGGTCTGCTGCGTAGGGTTTTCCTTGTTTAAAACACAAGCTCATAGCCAGCCTTTGCCACACTCGCTGGAAACTGTCATGTTTATCTTTATGGCCTCTTTTTCAAGCTACAAGTTTAAGAGGGCATTTGCATCTCAACTTCTAATGAACCTTTGCCTGATAGCCGCCGCATTTAGCCAGACTCAGTCGATTAGCAAAGGTAGCTTGACTCCTGCTGCAGCCATAGTCGTTTCCGGCGCCTTTGGCTTGTACCTTCGTCGGCTATTCAATGGCATCCTTCACACGAAGCTACGGCTTCAAAGGCAGCAATCCATCGTCGAAAGTCAGGCCCGAGAATTAGAAAAGACCATCCAAGAGAAATCAATTCTATTGAAGATTCTCTGTCACGATGTCACCAACCCCATTGCTGTGATTGATTCATACGCAGAATTACTCGCCAAGCGGAACTCGTTTAAGGAAGCAAAGGTGAATGAATGGATTGCTAAAATACAGTCTGCCTGTCATTCCACACGAGAGATTCTTGATCACATTCAAGACCTGGAAGCCCTGTACAGCGAAAAGAAGAGCTTACCACTGAAGCCAGTGCGCTTAGACCAAGCTATTGAGCAGGCCTTGCACCTTCTGGAAGATGCAATCTCTCAAAAGAAAATTCAAGTGAACATCAAAACCATTGGAGAAAAGCAAACGGCCTTCGTTGCAGCTGAACCACGAAGTCTCGCCTACCAAGTTTTATTGAACCTTCTCGGTAATGCCATTAAGTTCAGTTTTGAAGGGGGAACCATCGATATCGAGACACAAACACTAAATACCTATGTACTGGTTCGTATCCGCGACTATGGTGTGGGAATTCCAACTGCTGTGCGCGATCGCATTCTTGACCCTCGAAGTCAATACTCAAGCCTGGGAACTCTAGGAGAGCAGGGCAATGGATTCGGTTTAACGATCGTCAATGCCTATATCAAAAAATACGGTGGGAGCCTTGCCATTGAATCAGCTCATAATGAGGATGGTGTCACCGGCACTACCTTCGAAATCCGATTAAGTCGAGCTGAAAACCGCGACTTGGGTTCTCTAGCTTCCTAG
- a CDS encoding YcgN family cysteine cluster protein, whose product MDQLQKFWKVKTLEQLSPSEWESLCDGCGKCCLNKLEDEETGDLVFTNVACKLFDSQACRCKNYQKRRRFVPDCQILTPKKVRRLSWLPATCAYRLVAEGKDLPKWHHLVSGNKHSIHKAGASVKGKVVSEERVKDLEDHVVDWIY is encoded by the coding sequence ATGGATCAATTGCAGAAATTTTGGAAGGTCAAGACTCTTGAGCAGCTCAGCCCATCTGAGTGGGAGTCCTTATGTGATGGCTGTGGCAAATGTTGTCTCAATAAGCTTGAAGATGAAGAAACAGGTGACTTGGTGTTTACAAATGTTGCTTGCAAGCTTTTTGATAGCCAGGCTTGTCGGTGCAAGAATTATCAAAAACGTCGACGTTTCGTTCCAGATTGTCAGATTTTGACACCTAAGAAAGTTAGGCGGCTTTCTTGGTTGCCGGCAACATGCGCGTACCGCCTTGTTGCAGAGGGCAAAGATTTACCAAAATGGCATCACCTTGTTAGCGGCAACAAGCACTCTATTCACAAAGCAGGTGCTTCGGTGAAGGGGAAGGTTGTCTCTGAGGAGAGGGTTAAGGATCTTGAAGATCATGTTGTTGATTGGATCTATTGA
- the arfB gene encoding alternative ribosome rescue aminoacyl-tRNA hydrolase ArfB, which yields MIVIKDNFYIPSLEIDFQFARSSGPGGQNVNKVNSKAILSWQFSENRNLPEGVRKRFEERFSNRINSDGQVIIHSERYRDRPQNIKDCEDKLKEMLLAVWQPAKKRKPTKPTRASKEKRLQAKKGRSETKKNRQKIAY from the coding sequence GTGATTGTTATAAAAGACAATTTCTATATACCATCCCTTGAGATCGACTTTCAATTTGCGCGCAGTTCCGGGCCAGGTGGCCAGAATGTGAACAAAGTCAACAGCAAAGCCATCCTATCATGGCAGTTTAGCGAAAATCGCAACCTTCCAGAAGGTGTTCGCAAGCGGTTCGAAGAACGTTTCAGCAATCGAATTAATAGCGATGGCCAGGTGATCATTCACAGCGAAAGATATCGCGACAGACCACAGAATATAAAAGACTGTGAAGACAAACTTAAAGAGATGCTCCTTGCGGTTTGGCAACCAGCCAAAAAAAGAAAACCAACGAAACCCACAAGAGCATCAAAGGAAAAACGCCTACAGGCTAAGAAAGGTCGCTCAGAAACAAAGAAAAATAGACAGAAGATTGCCTACTAA
- a CDS encoding proprotein convertase P-domain-containing protein codes for MNQSQLRSCCFLLSFFLASAVATGSTLPKQFHKRDRKTLKLSFNPTLNKPNKKKLTGQLLVEQYLKDEAKNLDIPKDLSNLRLTKVKQSLTGFHFHFQQMQDEIPVAKGGITVSINKQKDRVTQIYNNTFPTKIAKARLRSIISDEQAYDIAWQALKVHGQLIELPRIETIFVWNQNQLERQIKVTLTVTAPYGSWNVFINPFDSKVISFQDNRLTRKPKQAFNPTFYQGPITDRVREFKRIQALEKANKHLDRQILAVADIPTKVFDPDPRTTLNNPDLEDDSDTSMFDGAYFDRILRDVSFDGNKYSLKGPYVQIIDYDPPTAEPHQTETPSWNFKRGENPFNEAMTYFHIDQSQRYIQSLGFKGETGIQELSVEVDANGANGDDNSYFQPSSNRLSFGHGCVDDNEDADVILHEYGHAIQASINSDWIGGDTGAMGEGFGDYWAASYSISVNEGRDYFPNQIFTWDGHGNQNSCWNGRIMNALAARYDHQRNYGAHATIDGGFQSDELWSTPLFQSLLELVDLGIPREDVDKIVLQSHFGLGADLKMRDMALATLNAADNLFPNGPHRDVLYKHFIRHEILEVPAPDIILGSVALKEPTNGFFDPGDTLDLEFNLINQGDLEANNIEILIDSPNSNVSIQHEAIALSTLSPGSQVPITVPVKVELAAAMVCGTSFRINFNISHDGDIPVPPQAKDYMVGQPIGVNYTNSEAIEIPDNDPNGAISTITISEEGFLTTSNLKVRVQIAHTYSGDLQLTLTNPSGDQVIIQDRVGSSSDDIRGTFPDTLTLSNPWDLFYGQALQGSWTLKVEDQAQQDVGTIESWGLEDIVRYECQSNQ; via the coding sequence ATGAATCAAAGCCAGCTTCGAAGCTGCTGCTTTTTGCTATCATTTTTTTTAGCATCTGCAGTAGCAACAGGATCGACTTTACCCAAGCAATTCCATAAACGAGATCGAAAAACACTCAAACTTTCCTTCAACCCCACTCTAAACAAGCCAAATAAAAAAAAACTGACTGGCCAGTTGTTAGTGGAACAGTACTTGAAGGACGAAGCAAAAAACCTTGATATCCCCAAGGATCTTTCGAATCTTCGTTTAACAAAAGTCAAACAAAGTCTTACCGGCTTTCACTTTCACTTCCAACAGATGCAAGACGAGATACCTGTTGCAAAGGGAGGTATTACTGTCTCAATAAATAAACAAAAGGATAGAGTCACACAAATCTACAACAACACCTTTCCCACAAAAATTGCAAAGGCAAGGCTAAGAAGCATAATTTCCGATGAACAGGCCTATGACATTGCGTGGCAAGCTCTCAAGGTTCATGGTCAACTCATCGAACTCCCGCGAATTGAAACCATTTTTGTATGGAATCAGAATCAGCTTGAGAGACAAATAAAGGTAACCCTAACGGTAACCGCTCCATATGGTTCATGGAACGTATTTATCAACCCCTTTGATAGCAAAGTCATTTCATTTCAGGATAATCGCCTTACACGCAAGCCCAAGCAAGCTTTCAATCCAACTTTCTATCAGGGTCCGATCACTGATCGGGTGCGAGAATTCAAAAGAATTCAAGCTTTGGAAAAGGCAAATAAACACCTAGATCGTCAGATTCTAGCAGTAGCTGACATTCCCACTAAGGTTTTTGACCCAGACCCCAGAACGACGCTAAACAATCCAGACTTAGAAGATGACTCCGATACTAGCATGTTTGATGGAGCTTACTTTGACCGGATCTTACGGGATGTGAGTTTTGATGGAAATAAATATAGCCTCAAAGGGCCCTACGTTCAAATTATCGACTACGACCCACCGACTGCAGAGCCGCACCAGACGGAGACCCCCTCATGGAACTTTAAGCGCGGCGAAAATCCGTTTAATGAGGCTATGACTTACTTTCACATCGATCAATCCCAGAGATACATTCAGTCTTTGGGCTTTAAAGGTGAAACTGGAATTCAAGAGCTTTCCGTGGAGGTCGATGCAAACGGAGCCAATGGTGATGACAATTCCTACTTTCAGCCTTCTAGCAATCGCCTATCGTTCGGCCATGGTTGCGTCGATGACAACGAAGATGCCGACGTGATCCTTCACGAATATGGTCACGCGATTCAAGCCTCGATCAATAGCGATTGGATTGGTGGAGACACAGGAGCCATGGGTGAGGGCTTTGGCGACTACTGGGCTGCTTCTTACAGCATCTCGGTAAACGAAGGCCGAGACTACTTTCCAAACCAAATTTTTACTTGGGATGGCCATGGTAATCAAAACTCATGCTGGAACGGACGAATCATGAATGCCTTGGCGGCACGTTACGATCATCAAAGAAACTATGGAGCCCATGCTACTATTGATGGAGGGTTTCAATCTGACGAGCTTTGGTCAACCCCATTATTCCAGTCACTTCTTGAATTAGTAGATCTTGGGATTCCAAGGGAGGATGTTGATAAAATTGTTCTCCAATCACATTTCGGCCTTGGAGCCGATCTTAAGATGAGGGATATGGCCCTAGCAACACTCAACGCTGCGGATAACCTTTTTCCCAATGGCCCACACCGAGATGTCTTATACAAGCACTTTATTCGACACGAGATACTTGAGGTCCCCGCTCCCGATATTATCCTAGGTTCTGTCGCTTTAAAAGAACCCACCAATGGCTTCTTCGATCCTGGTGACACTCTAGATCTTGAATTCAACCTTATAAATCAGGGTGATCTGGAGGCCAATAATATTGAAATCTTGATTGATAGCCCTAACTCAAATGTCTCTATTCAACACGAAGCCATAGCTTTATCGACTCTAAGCCCGGGAAGTCAAGTACCTATTACAGTACCGGTAAAAGTTGAGCTTGCTGCGGCTATGGTTTGTGGCACCTCATTTAGGATTAACTTCAATATCAGCCATGACGGAGATATCCCAGTTCCACCTCAAGCCAAAGACTATATGGTAGGACAGCCCATCGGAGTCAACTACACCAATAGTGAAGCTATAGAGATTCCTGATAACGACCCTAACGGTGCGATCAGTACAATTACTATATCCGAGGAAGGATTCTTGACAACTAGCAACCTTAAAGTTCGCGTCCAGATCGCTCATACCTACTCGGGAGATCTACAACTGACTCTAACCAATCCCTCTGGGGATCAAGTGATCATCCAGGATCGTGTTGGGAGTAGCAGCGATGATATTAGAGGTACCTTTCCTGATACCCTAACCTTATCCAACCCGTGGGATCTTTTCTATGGCCAAGCTCTTCAAGGTTCTTGGACACTTAAAGTCGAGGATCAAGCACAACAGGATGTCGGTACAATTGAGTCATGGGGCTTGGAAGACATCGTACGTTATGAGTGCCAATCAAACCAATGA